A region of Candidatus Stygibacter australis DNA encodes the following proteins:
- a CDS encoding mechanosensitive ion channel — NKTIKIVLLVIAMLIAMNIIGVKLTALTVFGGAIGVGIGFGLQKIFSNFISGFILLLDKAIKPGDVIEIDNTFGVIQSLSTRYVTLLTIEEKEHLIPNEDLITHKVINWSHSNRMIRLNVDVGVAYNTDIPLAMELITEATKKLNRVYKFRQPKPMIMDFGNSSIDLRITFWIKDPEFGIDNIKSEVRLEIWKTFKEHNIQIPFPQSDVYIKSLPESNNNNITLPAE, encoded by the coding sequence AATAAAACTATTAAGATTGTATTGCTGGTTATTGCTATGCTGATTGCCATGAATATCATTGGGGTAAAACTTACAGCCCTTACGGTATTTGGTGGTGCCATTGGTGTTGGAATTGGTTTTGGTCTGCAAAAGATATTTTCTAATTTCATCAGTGGTTTTATTCTATTGCTGGATAAGGCTATCAAGCCTGGTGATGTAATTGAGATTGATAATACTTTTGGTGTTATCCAGTCACTGAGTACGCGTTATGTGACGCTTCTCACTATCGAGGAAAAGGAACATCTGATACCCAATGAAGACCTGATCACGCATAAGGTGATCAACTGGTCGCATTCAAACCGGATGATCCGCCTGAATGTAGATGTGGGGGTGGCATACAATACTGATATACCACTGGCTATGGAACTGATAACTGAAGCAACAAAAAAATTAAACCGTGTTTATAAATTCAGACAGCCCAAACCAATGATCATGGATTTTGGTAATAGCTCAATAGACCTGAGGATCACGTTCTGGATCAAAGACCCCGAATTTGGGATCGATAATATCAAGAGCGAAGTCCGTCTGGAAATCTGGAAGACATTTAAAGAGCATAATATCCAGATCCCCTTCCCGCAAAGCGATGTTTATATCAAATCTCTGCCGGAGTCGAATAATAATAATATTA